ggtgaataataatactattttgcttcctagatagctggacaactgaaataacacaggcactttttataccgatattcctacgggatactgttacgcagcacgcttacgcggtttcaaccgcgggtcacagctagtatgaattaaaataagcaaaatgGCTGCTCTTTTAGAGTACAGAAgagagatttttatttaacgtctagaaaatataaagacCAAATACCTAAAATGGGGTATAAGCAAATCCAGAGACCTTTGGTTTTGTTGATTTTGTAGCATAAGATACATCTGATTGTAAATCATATTAGATCAAAAACCAACACTAGttaaaacaatcaatattTCAAGGTGGAGTTCACAGCAATGCGGGAGCAGTACATGCGATGTGGAGAGGGGTTCATGCTGTGTTATTCTGTGACTGACAGACGCTCATTTCGAGCTGCTTCAGAGTATAAACGTTTACTCGCTCAGGCTAGACCTTCAGAGACACTTCCCCTAGTTCTGGTTGGAAATAAGTTGGACTTGGCACCAAGGTTTAGACAGGTTAgggttgatttatttatttttgattatttttaagtgaacacatttgttctattattaaaaatacattttataaacagaaattttgaaatatataatgaaattataaaatatatatacagatattttaaaatacatgaaatttgaagatatatattatgtatagaatagaaaataatcaaCAAACATTATAGATTTTGACCTATCTATGAATCTTACAAATTGGgcatgataatattatatcattaattaatattttcaggtAACAACTGAAGAAGGTAAGGCACTGGCAACACAACTTGGATGTCCATTCTTTGAAACGTCGGCTGCATTACGTCATTTTGTCGATGACGCCTTTCACGCGCTAGTTAGAGAAGTCCGCCGTCTTGAGAGACAGAGACAGGtataatgtcatatttaaaaatatacatatatgtaatgcATCTATGTATTTAAGATGGtatgttcaaattattatatgagtGTTGTCAGTCTGTTAGGCTATGGTCATTTATTCCCTTCTATTGTTGTCTTTCAGCTCTTAATGTGAGATGACTTTTCGATATAATGTCTAGGTGACAATAGCTTACttgttaaatttacaatttcaataaatggtTAGTACACCActctattaacaaaaatacttcCAGTCATCTCTTGTGGGAACGGGCATCTCGACTGGCGGTGGTCGGCGACGTTGGCGACGGTTGCGCAGTATATTCGCACTCGTGTTCCGACGCAGACGACGTCACACCCCTTGACCGGTCCGGCCACGACTGACGTGAGCTCTAGACTTTATGATAACGTTCAACAAATAAAtcgtttgaattttaaaataagaacacGTTTTGACGTTCCAGAATTGACATTGGCTTAACTTGCTATAATTTTGCATCTATGACTGAAAAATGTCGGAATTATTAATACCGAATTATATTTTCGTAATGACAACATTATTAAGCTTAATATTTGGAAAATTGggtaaatataacaacaatattttaattgtaaccGATATATAAGCATAATGTCacagtaaagaaaaaaaaaatcattctcttgtataaaaaatacaattacattCAAGTGTTTCagaaatttttattcctaAACACATAATCCTATTTATACTCTATTACAATGGGTTTAAGTCTAAGATGCCTAAAACCATCCTTTCGTCTATTATCCTGTTTATAACAGACCATAAATACTACATTAGTTAATGTATACCTTTCACTACCTCATATTTATGCTTTCTACTAATTTGTGTTCCATAGCTAGTTTAAGTATTGTGTACTGTagttattttatctaattgatataaaataatattttttctagttCATTTAGGCCTAGTGCTACTTTTGTATTGCCAGCTTAAATATTGCGCCGATTTTAGGTGaacaataactatttataattgactTTTTATACCACATGACTCATGAGTACTGCacaaatttttaagtaataaagacttaatatagaatattacTTTTCGCTCGCACCAATCGTTCAAAttgattgattaaatataCTCGCGCTAGGGCCATAAGTTGTTAACATTACACCTCCATTGAGTGCGGccaattgcaataaaacaattttactgCATTATGCAAActtaaatgttgtttaatatgatattatgagTCCATGTTAGGTATAACCCTAACACATAGTCTTCCGTCAATCCGAGCAAGCAATAATGA
The Zerene cesonia ecotype Mississippi chromosome 14, Zerene_cesonia_1.1, whole genome shotgun sequence DNA segment above includes these coding regions:
- the LOC119831983 gene encoding GTP-binding protein Rit2 — encoded protein: MTEAAGTSRGLRVYKIVVLGDGGVGKSAVTLQFVSHSFLDYHDPTIEDSYQQQAVIDGEPALLDILDTAGQVEFTAMREQYMRCGEGFMLCYSVTDRRSFRAASEYKRLLAQARPSETLPLVLVGNKLDLAPRFRQVTTEEGKALATQLGCPFFETSAALRHFVDDAFHALVREVRRLERQRQSSLVGTGISTGGGRRRWRRLRSIFALVFRRRRRHTP